One Arthrobacter sp. StoSoilB19 DNA window includes the following coding sequences:
- a CDS encoding cation-translocating P-type ATPase — MSHPRDGLSTAEVRERTAAGRVNSVPTATSRSAWEIVQANVFTLFNGVVGGCFILLLVLGQWRDALFGLSAISNSLIGIIQEYRAKRSLDQLAILQAARNTVVRNGAREVVSSDELVPDDLVVLNAGDQVTADLELLGGAPLEVDESLLTGESEPVPKAGGAVLLSGSLILAGSGRARVLRVGPDTFAYRLAAEARRFSLVRSEIRRGLEKVFTVITWLLLPTALLLTNAQMQDQGGWAGAMGSGRWIPAVVGAVAGIMAMIPLGLLLMTSVAFAVGGLRLARQKVLVQELAAVEVLARVDVLCLDKTGTLSSGSVVFDAVHEAGTVPASGWRPAVEWFGANAEASSTAAAIGAAFPVRVPLQEQDSVPFSSARKWSSVTFAPGSAASGTWILGAPDTVLGSADSADAHARAAALASTGLRTLVLAHLPAPLPPGPQEAGLPSGLVPVMLLTFRESIRRDAASTLDYFRRQGVTVKIISGDDPRTVAALARGVGFGTGVAYDARTLPRDPLLLEETVESQSLFGSVTPSQKRDLIQALKRRGHTVAMTGDGVNDVLALKDADLGIAMDSASPATKAVARMVLLDGRFERLPAVVDEGRRAISNIERVSLVFLSKTVYATVISVVTGVLLLAFPFLPRQLSALDGLTIGLPAFFLALQPGGQRYAPGFLRRALAFAVPAGICTALCVLAVSAYGQLWGGHSLESAQSAATVTLGLVAAWILVMASRPLNRIKVLILAGMYAGLVLLFSVPLTQDFFRVEWPPAGLLAVSVAVALAGCLAIELVGRLTRRPPAGHGRTGLGPLPLEPDSSKGDGGSAGQRDGPAST; from the coding sequence TGCTTCATCCTCCTGCTGGTCCTTGGCCAGTGGCGTGATGCGCTGTTCGGCTTGTCCGCCATCAGCAATTCGCTGATCGGGATCATCCAGGAGTACCGGGCAAAGCGTTCCCTTGACCAGCTTGCCATTCTGCAGGCCGCCCGGAACACGGTGGTCAGGAACGGGGCCAGGGAAGTCGTCTCCTCGGACGAACTGGTCCCTGACGACCTGGTGGTGCTCAACGCCGGGGACCAGGTAACGGCAGACCTGGAGCTTCTTGGCGGGGCACCGCTTGAGGTGGACGAATCCCTGCTGACGGGCGAGTCGGAACCCGTTCCCAAAGCCGGCGGTGCCGTGCTGCTGTCCGGCTCGCTGATCCTCGCCGGCAGCGGCCGGGCCAGAGTGCTCCGCGTGGGACCCGACACCTTCGCTTACCGGCTGGCAGCCGAGGCACGGCGGTTCTCCCTTGTCAGGTCAGAGATCCGCAGGGGCCTGGAGAAAGTCTTTACCGTCATCACCTGGCTGTTACTGCCCACCGCACTGCTGCTCACGAATGCGCAGATGCAGGACCAGGGCGGATGGGCTGGAGCCATGGGATCGGGGCGGTGGATACCTGCCGTCGTGGGAGCTGTTGCCGGGATCATGGCCATGATCCCCCTGGGCCTGCTCCTGATGACAAGCGTGGCCTTTGCCGTGGGCGGCCTCCGGCTCGCTCGCCAGAAGGTCCTGGTCCAGGAACTCGCCGCCGTGGAGGTATTGGCACGGGTGGATGTCCTCTGCCTGGATAAAACCGGCACCCTGTCCTCCGGCTCCGTGGTGTTTGACGCCGTCCATGAGGCCGGAACAGTTCCTGCGTCCGGGTGGCGGCCGGCGGTGGAATGGTTTGGTGCCAATGCTGAGGCCAGCAGCACCGCTGCAGCCATCGGCGCGGCCTTTCCCGTGCGGGTTCCGCTGCAGGAGCAGGATTCCGTCCCGTTCTCCTCCGCCCGGAAGTGGAGTTCGGTGACGTTCGCGCCGGGCTCCGCCGCCTCCGGGACGTGGATCCTGGGAGCGCCGGATACGGTCCTCGGGTCCGCTGACTCTGCTGATGCGCACGCCAGGGCGGCGGCCCTCGCTTCCACCGGCCTGCGGACCCTGGTTCTGGCGCACCTCCCGGCGCCGCTGCCGCCGGGCCCCCAAGAGGCAGGCCTGCCGTCCGGGCTGGTGCCGGTCATGCTGCTGACCTTCCGGGAGAGCATCCGCCGGGACGCCGCCTCCACCCTCGACTACTTCCGCCGGCAGGGGGTGACCGTCAAGATCATTTCCGGTGACGATCCCCGGACCGTGGCAGCGCTTGCGCGCGGGGTGGGTTTTGGAACCGGGGTTGCCTATGACGCACGCACGCTTCCCCGGGATCCGCTGCTGCTGGAGGAAACGGTGGAGTCGCAAAGCCTCTTTGGAAGTGTGACCCCATCCCAGAAACGGGACCTGATCCAGGCCCTGAAGCGGCGGGGGCACACGGTGGCAATGACCGGGGACGGGGTGAACGACGTCCTGGCACTTAAGGATGCGGATCTGGGGATCGCCATGGACTCGGCCTCCCCCGCGACCAAGGCCGTGGCCCGCATGGTCCTCCTGGACGGGCGCTTTGAACGGCTGCCGGCGGTGGTGGACGAGGGGCGCCGGGCCATCAGCAACATTGAGCGCGTCTCCCTGGTCTTCCTGAGCAAGACTGTCTACGCCACGGTCATCTCCGTGGTGACCGGCGTCCTGTTGCTGGCCTTCCCGTTCCTGCCCCGGCAGCTGTCCGCACTGGACGGACTGACCATCGGCCTGCCGGCGTTCTTCCTTGCCCTGCAGCCCGGCGGCCAGCGTTATGCCCCCGGGTTCCTGAGGCGTGCCCTGGCCTTCGCGGTCCCGGCAGGCATCTGCACGGCCCTGTGTGTCCTGGCGGTCAGCGCGTACGGGCAGTTGTGGGGCGGCCACAGCCTTGAGTCCGCCCAGTCCGCGGCAACGGTGACACTCGGTCTGGTGGCCGCGTGGATCCTGGTGATGGCATCACGCCCCCTCAACCGGATCAAGGTGTTGATCCTTGCCGGGATGTACGCGGGGCTGGTCCTGTTGTTCAGCGTTCCCTTAACGCAGGACTTCTTCCGGGTTGAGTGGCCGCCCGCCGGACTGCTGGCCGTCTCGGTTGCAGTTGCCCTGGCAGGGTGCCTGGCCATCGAACTGGTTGGCCGCCTGACCCGCCGGCCACCGGCGGGTCACGGCCGAACGGGGCTGGGACCTTTGCCTCTGGAGCCGGATTCATCGAAAGGGGATGGTGG